Proteins from a single region of Dysosmobacter acutus:
- a CDS encoding sulfite exporter TauE/SafE family protein, which yields MTLTLPMVLIAVVGVFLASFVDAIAGGGGIVSLPTYLLAGLPMHMALGTNKVSASLGSIASTGRFLKNGYVTWSLALPAVVLALTGSALGTRLQLLIDEKYLQLLLLIVLPVVAFVVLRQRSFPEEPGEIDPKKQAAVVLAAALVIGSYDGFYGPGTGTFLLLIFTRWGKMDVRTAGGNVKVVNLASGLSSMVTAMLHGQVFWQLGLIATAASFAGHFVGAGLAIRNGSRIVRPVVLVVLVLLAVKVLSGLL from the coding sequence ATGACGCTGACACTGCCCATGGTGCTCATCGCCGTGGTGGGCGTATTTCTGGCCTCTTTTGTGGATGCCATCGCGGGTGGGGGCGGAATTGTGTCCCTGCCTACATATCTTTTGGCAGGGCTTCCCATGCATATGGCGCTGGGGACCAATAAGGTTTCCGCTTCTCTTGGAAGCATCGCCTCCACCGGACGGTTTCTCAAAAACGGATACGTGACCTGGTCCCTGGCGCTGCCCGCGGTGGTGCTGGCGCTGACCGGCTCCGCACTGGGCACCCGGCTCCAGCTGCTGATCGACGAGAAGTATCTTCAGCTCCTGCTGCTGATCGTGCTGCCGGTGGTGGCCTTTGTGGTGCTGCGCCAGCGCTCCTTCCCGGAGGAGCCGGGGGAGATCGATCCGAAAAAGCAGGCGGCCGTGGTTTTGGCCGCGGCGCTGGTCATCGGCTCCTACGACGGGTTCTATGGACCCGGCACAGGGACATTTTTGCTGTTGATCTTCACCCGGTGGGGCAAGATGGACGTGCGCACCGCCGGAGGAAACGTGAAGGTGGTCAACCTGGCCTCCGGACTTTCCAGTATGGTCACCGCCATGCTCCACGGCCAGGTCTTCTGGCAGCTTGGCCTGATCGCAACGGCGGCCTCCTTTGCGGGCCACTTTGTGGGTGCCGGGCTGGCCATCAGGAACGGCTCGCGGATCGTGCGGCCCGTGGTGCTGGTGGTGCTTGTGCTGCTGGCGGTCAAGGTGCTTTCCGGATTGCTTTAA
- a CDS encoding chorismate mutase: MQELDKLRLELDVIDEQIVTLFEQRMAISTRMGVLKNEGGIEVWNEAREAAKVRNREKMLRNRSLTAYVDKLFETILELSRQRQEEQQDR; encoded by the coding sequence ATGCAGGAGCTGGATAAGCTGCGGCTGGAACTGGATGTCATCGACGAGCAGATCGTCACGCTGTTTGAACAGCGGATGGCCATTTCCACCCGGATGGGCGTGCTGAAAAACGAGGGAGGCATCGAGGTGTGGAATGAGGCCCGGGAGGCCGCCAAAGTGCGCAACCGTGAGAAGATGCTCCGCAACCGCAGTCTCACCGCATACGTGGACAAGCTGTTTGAGACGATCTTAGAGCTCTCCCGCCAGCGGCAGGAAGAGCAGCAGGACAGGTGA
- a CDS encoding gamma carbonic anhydrase family protein, whose translation METSPRESEVSAVEIHAEVMETDEAVWIAKNAAVTGDVTFGEKCSVWYGASVRGDNGKVVIGARTNIQDCAVVHNLTTIGSGCTIGHGAVVHGCTVGDNTLIGMGAVVLDGAQVGSDCVVGAGALVTGHMVIPDGSLAMGSPAKVIRPLTEREIGENQYSAEGYICLMEAHRAQQEN comes from the coding sequence ATGGAAACTTCGCCCAGGGAATCTGAGGTGAGCGCGGTGGAGATTCATGCGGAAGTGATGGAGACCGACGAGGCGGTCTGGATCGCCAAAAACGCCGCCGTCACCGGCGATGTGACGTTTGGGGAAAAGTGTTCCGTCTGGTATGGCGCTTCGGTGCGGGGCGACAACGGCAAGGTGGTGATCGGGGCGCGGACCAACATTCAGGACTGCGCCGTGGTCCATAACCTGACCACCATCGGCAGCGGCTGCACCATCGGACACGGCGCGGTGGTCCACGGCTGCACCGTTGGAGACAACACGCTCATTGGCATGGGCGCCGTGGTATTGGACGGCGCCCAGGTGGGCAGCGACTGCGTGGTGGGGGCCGGCGCCCTGGTGACAGGGCATATGGTGATTCCCGACGGCTCGCTGGCCATGGGCAGCCCGGCAAAAGTCATCCGTCCCCTGACGGAGCGGGAGATCGGTGAAAACCAGTATTCCGCCGAGGGGTATATCTGCCTGATGGAGGCCCACCGGGCCCAGCAGGAGAATTGA
- a CDS encoding dicarboxylate/amino acid:cation symporter, whose amino-acid sequence MKEKKRLSLPAWIGIAMIAGIVLGGILWAAMGADAADSFTTSYIKPFGTIFINLLKFVVVPVVVLSIIDGIVSMKDIKKVGAIGWKTVVYFLVTTAIACIIGLVIANIFKPAFPVLQMAEDQAYEAATSSLMDTIVNIFPSNLWESLRTASMLQVIVIALLFGAGILLAGEAGKIAADIVSSFYAVMMKVMMFIINVSPIGVFCLMTWVVASQGPKILTSLAIVLGAAYLGYILHGILVYSASVKVFAGMSPLQFFKGIFPAMIFAFSSTSSIATLPISKECCDKMGCDSEVSSFVLPLGATINMDGTAIYQCVAAIFIACCMGIQLTVGQMVMIVVTATLASIGTAGTSGAGMIMLAMVLQAVNIDPIYIGLIYGIDRLFDMGRTTLNVIGDASCAICVDRWQTKEKGKKAAVSK is encoded by the coding sequence ATGAAGGAGAAAAAGCGTCTTTCACTTCCAGCGTGGATTGGCATTGCGATGATAGCCGGCATTGTACTGGGTGGAATCCTCTGGGCCGCCATGGGCGCGGATGCGGCGGACAGCTTCACCACCAGCTATATCAAGCCTTTCGGTACCATTTTCATCAATCTGCTGAAGTTCGTGGTGGTTCCCGTGGTGGTGCTGTCCATCATCGACGGCATCGTCTCCATGAAGGACATCAAGAAGGTGGGGGCCATCGGATGGAAGACCGTGGTCTATTTCCTTGTGACCACAGCCATTGCCTGTATCATCGGACTGGTGATTGCAAACATTTTCAAGCCAGCCTTCCCGGTGCTGCAGATGGCAGAGGACCAGGCCTACGAGGCGGCCACCAGCAGCCTGATGGACACCATTGTCAACATCTTCCCAAGTAACCTCTGGGAGTCCCTGCGCACGGCGTCAATGCTCCAGGTCATCGTCATCGCGTTGTTGTTCGGCGCCGGCATCCTGCTGGCCGGTGAGGCGGGGAAAATCGCGGCGGACATTGTCAGCTCCTTCTACGCGGTGATGATGAAGGTGATGATGTTCATCATCAACGTATCGCCCATCGGCGTTTTTTGTCTGATGACCTGGGTGGTGGCCAGTCAGGGACCGAAGATTCTGACCAGCCTTGCCATCGTCCTGGGGGCCGCCTACCTTGGCTATATCCTCCACGGCATCCTCGTTTACTCCGCGTCGGTGAAGGTCTTTGCAGGCATGAGCCCCCTTCAGTTTTTCAAGGGGATTTTCCCGGCCATGATCTTCGCCTTCTCCTCCACCTCCTCCATCGCCACGCTGCCCATCTCCAAGGAGTGCTGCGATAAGATGGGATGCGACTCGGAGGTGTCCTCCTTTGTGCTGCCTCTGGGCGCCACCATTAACATGGACGGAACCGCCATCTACCAGTGCGTGGCCGCCATCTTCATCGCCTGCTGCATGGGCATCCAGCTGACTGTGGGGCAGATGGTGATGATCGTCGTCACCGCGACGCTGGCTTCCATCGGCACGGCGGGAACCTCCGGCGCCGGCATGATCATGCTGGCCATGGTGCTTCAGGCGGTGAATATCGATCCCATTTACATCGGCCTGATCTATGGCATCGACCGTCTCTTTGACATGGGCCGCACCACGCTGAACGTCATCGGAGACGCTTCCTGCGCCATCTGCGTGGACCGCTGGCAGACCAAGGAAAAGGGGAAGAAGGCCGCCGTTTCCAAGTAA